One Rosa chinensis cultivar Old Blush chromosome 5, RchiOBHm-V2, whole genome shotgun sequence genomic region harbors:
- the LOC112167565 gene encoding uncharacterized protein LOC112167565 isoform X4, giving the protein MNLLEQMDSCSNSMERNLKKFKRQKIELTSNTTEDGSITVVQAEIAAQKKHHIESYALEDPIVDDRLVNWMSMEETQVLLSEKAKDGDSTADCDETDDSDDEDEDFREEDGINNDHKEADETSRLVDELIYEVADKGSDAGCAEIFSGAGQPLFQNVNRETNEELPIGPICNEMEIRNQNKTEPKDFGSFKVPTSIPTSKEFIHTGSGSLSQHKKPPKLAFCPKEVKRIIDSESLLQKNAHSHTIRKIIVFASLGIRHGCEDIYELDFNHFIILRKGEQYISPTDPGEHVLYENPGVRRKVFYPNRKNPTLCPVQILEEEKAMRPSDPSCPSCLFLCIKYGGRTRNLPQNEYVRQRMGRNKLKSFGPLMCRMAMLAHVRSGSFFFKALGITLLFMAGFPDDLVQRETKYRNLDLLQKYYRTDEDAEGEELFLAYPMIDDDTQASPGSQQFCGKTSSTKTKGKKQTHSNSKPHNMQKTSFPNGTFSSSAPQFGLMNQTCIPPLAAPPISNTVITNAGTNIPYHNPNPYHLFPPQPSNTFMPMVYWPPPNTFSPGLPYQSTYGYRSYPSAGNYFIHPQPYYSHPSCGPLIPKTIEVAKKNGMASEEAADSDYDCSSSSIEPKKN; this is encoded by the exons ATGAACCTCCTCGAACAAATGGACAG TTGCTCAAATTCAATGGAAAGAAACTTGAAGAAGTTCAAGAGACAGAAGATTGAACTCACTAGTAACACAACTGAGGATGGTAGTATAACTGTTGTCCAAGCTGAAATTGCTGCACAGAAGAAGCATCATATTGAATCCTATGCCCTTGAAGATCCAATTGTAGATGACCGTCTAGTCAACTGGATGAGCATGGAGGAAACACAGGTTTTGCTTTCTGAAAAAGCTAAGGATGGTGATTCAACTGCAGATTGTGATGAAACTGATGAcagtgatgatgaagatgaagattttCGCGAAGAAGATGGTATTAACAATGACCATAAAGAAGCTGATGAAACTTCAAGACTTGTTGATGAACTGATTTATGAAGTTGCTGATAAGGGTTCAGATGCAGGGTGTGCAGAAATTTTCTCAGGTGCAGGTCAGCCACTATTTCAAAATGTGAACCGAGAAACCAATGAAGAACTACCAATAGGGCCAATTTGTAATGAGATGGAAATTAGAAACCAAAACAAGACAGAACCTAAGGATTTTGGAAGTTTCAAGGTACCAACTAGTATCCCAACTTCGAAGGAGTTTATTCATACAGGATCCGGGAGCCTATCACAACATAAAAAGCCTCCAAAGTTGGCATTTTGCCCAAAAGAAGTGAAGAGAATAATTGATTCAGAATCCCTTCTACAGAAAAATGCTCATTCACACACAATAAGGAAGATCATAGTTTTTGCATCTCTTGGTATAAGGCATGGTTGTgaagatatatatgaattaGACTTCAACCATTTTATCATTTTAAGAAAGGGCGAGCAATACATATCTCCAACAGATCCTGGG GAGCATGTTCTGTATGAAAATCCTGGTGTTCGGAGGAAGGTATTCTATCCAAACCGAAAGAACCCTACACTATGTCCAGTTCAAATACTTGAGGAAGAGAAGGCTATGCGTCCATCAGATCCTAGCTGCCCATCATGCTTATTTCTATGCATCAAGTATGGTGGAAGGACAAGAAACCTTCCCCAAAATGA ATATGTCAGACAGCGCATGGGAAGAAACAAGCTAAAGTCTTTTGGGCCATTGATGTGTCGAATGGCAATGCTAGCTCATGTTCGCAGTGGGAGCTTCTTTTTCAAAGCCTTGGGAATCACACTTCTTTTCATGGCTGGTTTTCCTGATGACCTGGTTCAAAGGGAAACCAAATATCGGAACTTAGACTTGCTCCAGAAATATTACAG GACAGATGAGGATGCTGAAGGAGAGGAATTATTTCTTGCATATCCTATGATAGATGATGATACT CAGGCTAGTCCAGGTTCTCAGCAGTTTTGTGGCAAGACTTcttcaacaaaaacaaagggAAAGAAACAAACTCACTCTAATAGTAAGCCTCATAATATGCAGAAGACTTCATTCCCAAATGGTACATTTTCAAGCTCTGCACCTCAATTTGGACTCATGAATCAAACCTGTATTCCCCCATTAGCTGCTCCACCAATCTCAAACACTGTGATCACCAATGCTGGTACTAATATCCCCTATCATAATCCAAACCCGTATCACCTTTTTCCTCCACAACCATCAAACACTTTCATGCCTATGGTATATTGGCCTCCCCCAAACACATTTTCTCCTGGACTACCTTATCAATCTACATATGGTTACCGGTCTTACCCTTCTGCCGGAAATTACTTCATCCATCCGCAGCCTTATTACAGCCATCCATCCTGCGGTCCATTGATCCCCAAAACGATAGAAGTAGCAAAGAAAAATGGCATGGCCTCGGAGGAAGCTGCTGATAGTGATTATGATTGTAGTTCAAGCAGTATAGAGCCAAAGAAGAACTAG
- the LOC112167565 gene encoding uncharacterized protein LOC112167565 isoform X3, producing MKGDGVDVIAEISAELERERQKNAELMQRILILEARIQEKENEPPRTNGQGSCSNSMERNLKKFKRQKIELTSNTTEDGSITVVQAEIAAQKKHHIESYALEDPIVDDRLVNWMSMEETQVLLSEKAKDGDSTADCDETDDSDDEDEDFREEDGINNDHKEADETSRLVDELIYEVADKGSDAGCAEIFSGAGQPLFQNVNRETNEELPIGPICNEMEIRNQNKTEPKDFGSFKVPTSIPTSKEFIHTGSGSLSQHKKPPKLAFCPKEVKRIIDSESLLQKNAHSHTIRKIIVFASLGIRHGCEDIYELDFNHFIILRKGEQYISPTDPGEHVLYENPGVRRKVFYPNRKNPTLCPVQILEEEKAMRPSDPSCPSCLFLCIKYGGRTRNLPQNEYVRQRMGRNKLKSFGPLMCRMAMLAHVRSGSFFFKALGITLLFMAGFPDDLVQRETKYRNLDLLQKYYRTDEDAEGEELFLAYPMIDDDTQASPGSQQFCGKTSSTKTKGKKQTHSNSKPHNMQKTSFPNGTFSSSAPQFGLMNQTCIPPLAAPPISNTVITNAGTNIPYHNPNPYHLFPPQPSNTFMPMVYWPPPNTFSPGLPYQSTYGYRSYPSAGNYFIHPQPYYSHPSCGPLIPKTIEVAKKNGMASEEAADSDYDCSSSSIEPKKN from the exons ATGAAAGGAGACGGTGTCGATGTTATTGCAGAGATTTCAGCTGAATTAGAAAGGGAAAGACAGAAGAATGCAGAACTTATGCAGAGAATACTAATTCTTGAAGCTCGGATACAGGAAAAAGAGAATGAACCTCCTCGAACAAATGGACAG GGCAGTTGCTCAAATTCAATGGAAAGAAACTTGAAGAAGTTCAAGAGACAGAAGATTGAACTCACTAGTAACACAACTGAGGATGGTAGTATAACTGTTGTCCAAGCTGAAATTGCTGCACAGAAGAAGCATCATATTGAATCCTATGCCCTTGAAGATCCAATTGTAGATGACCGTCTAGTCAACTGGATGAGCATGGAGGAAACACAGGTTTTGCTTTCTGAAAAAGCTAAGGATGGTGATTCAACTGCAGATTGTGATGAAACTGATGAcagtgatgatgaagatgaagattttCGCGAAGAAGATGGTATTAACAATGACCATAAAGAAGCTGATGAAACTTCAAGACTTGTTGATGAACTGATTTATGAAGTTGCTGATAAGGGTTCAGATGCAGGGTGTGCAGAAATTTTCTCAGGTGCAGGTCAGCCACTATTTCAAAATGTGAACCGAGAAACCAATGAAGAACTACCAATAGGGCCAATTTGTAATGAGATGGAAATTAGAAACCAAAACAAGACAGAACCTAAGGATTTTGGAAGTTTCAAGGTACCAACTAGTATCCCAACTTCGAAGGAGTTTATTCATACAGGATCCGGGAGCCTATCACAACATAAAAAGCCTCCAAAGTTGGCATTTTGCCCAAAAGAAGTGAAGAGAATAATTGATTCAGAATCCCTTCTACAGAAAAATGCTCATTCACACACAATAAGGAAGATCATAGTTTTTGCATCTCTTGGTATAAGGCATGGTTGTgaagatatatatgaattaGACTTCAACCATTTTATCATTTTAAGAAAGGGCGAGCAATACATATCTCCAACAGATCCTGGG GAGCATGTTCTGTATGAAAATCCTGGTGTTCGGAGGAAGGTATTCTATCCAAACCGAAAGAACCCTACACTATGTCCAGTTCAAATACTTGAGGAAGAGAAGGCTATGCGTCCATCAGATCCTAGCTGCCCATCATGCTTATTTCTATGCATCAAGTATGGTGGAAGGACAAGAAACCTTCCCCAAAATGA ATATGTCAGACAGCGCATGGGAAGAAACAAGCTAAAGTCTTTTGGGCCATTGATGTGTCGAATGGCAATGCTAGCTCATGTTCGCAGTGGGAGCTTCTTTTTCAAAGCCTTGGGAATCACACTTCTTTTCATGGCTGGTTTTCCTGATGACCTGGTTCAAAGGGAAACCAAATATCGGAACTTAGACTTGCTCCAGAAATATTACAG GACAGATGAGGATGCTGAAGGAGAGGAATTATTTCTTGCATATCCTATGATAGATGATGATACT CAGGCTAGTCCAGGTTCTCAGCAGTTTTGTGGCAAGACTTcttcaacaaaaacaaagggAAAGAAACAAACTCACTCTAATAGTAAGCCTCATAATATGCAGAAGACTTCATTCCCAAATGGTACATTTTCAAGCTCTGCACCTCAATTTGGACTCATGAATCAAACCTGTATTCCCCCATTAGCTGCTCCACCAATCTCAAACACTGTGATCACCAATGCTGGTACTAATATCCCCTATCATAATCCAAACCCGTATCACCTTTTTCCTCCACAACCATCAAACACTTTCATGCCTATGGTATATTGGCCTCCCCCAAACACATTTTCTCCTGGACTACCTTATCAATCTACATATGGTTACCGGTCTTACCCTTCTGCCGGAAATTACTTCATCCATCCGCAGCCTTATTACAGCCATCCATCCTGCGGTCCATTGATCCCCAAAACGATAGAAGTAGCAAAGAAAAATGGCATGGCCTCGGAGGAAGCTGCTGATAGTGATTATGATTGTAGTTCAAGCAGTATAGAGCCAAAGAAGAACTAG
- the LOC112167565 gene encoding uncharacterized protein LOC112167565 isoform X1 gives MLMVELQSCARLVKASALCAIEEGMKGDGVDVIAEISAELERERQKNAELMQRILILEARIQEKENEPPRTNGQGSCSNSMERNLKKFKRQKIELTSNTTEDGSITVVQAEIAAQKKHHIESYALEDPIVDDRLVNWMSMEETQVLLSEKAKDGDSTADCDETDDSDDEDEDFREEDGINNDHKEADETSRLVDELIYEVADKGSDAGCAEIFSGAGQPLFQNVNRETNEELPIGPICNEMEIRNQNKTEPKDFGSFKVPTSIPTSKEFIHTGSGSLSQHKKPPKLAFCPKEVKRIIDSESLLQKNAHSHTIRKIIVFASLGIRHGCEDIYELDFNHFIILRKGEQYISPTDPGEHVLYENPGVRRKVFYPNRKNPTLCPVQILEEEKAMRPSDPSCPSCLFLCIKYGGRTRNLPQNEYVRQRMGRNKLKSFGPLMCRMAMLAHVRSGSFFFKALGITLLFMAGFPDDLVQRETKYRNLDLLQKYYRTDEDAEGEELFLAYPMIDDDTQASPGSQQFCGKTSSTKTKGKKQTHSNSKPHNMQKTSFPNGTFSSSAPQFGLMNQTCIPPLAAPPISNTVITNAGTNIPYHNPNPYHLFPPQPSNTFMPMVYWPPPNTFSPGLPYQSTYGYRSYPSAGNYFIHPQPYYSHPSCGPLIPKTIEVAKKNGMASEEAADSDYDCSSSSIEPKKN, from the exons ATGCTAATGGTGGAGCTGCAGTCTTGTGCTAGATTGGTCAAGGCTTCTGCATTATGCGCGATAGAGGAAGGTATGAAAGGAGACGGTGTCGATGTTATTGCAGAGATTTCAGCTGAATTAGAAAGGGAAAGACAGAAGAATGCAGAACTTATGCAGAGAATACTAATTCTTGAAGCTCGGATACAGGAAAAAGAGAATGAACCTCCTCGAACAAATGGACAG GGCAGTTGCTCAAATTCAATGGAAAGAAACTTGAAGAAGTTCAAGAGACAGAAGATTGAACTCACTAGTAACACAACTGAGGATGGTAGTATAACTGTTGTCCAAGCTGAAATTGCTGCACAGAAGAAGCATCATATTGAATCCTATGCCCTTGAAGATCCAATTGTAGATGACCGTCTAGTCAACTGGATGAGCATGGAGGAAACACAGGTTTTGCTTTCTGAAAAAGCTAAGGATGGTGATTCAACTGCAGATTGTGATGAAACTGATGAcagtgatgatgaagatgaagattttCGCGAAGAAGATGGTATTAACAATGACCATAAAGAAGCTGATGAAACTTCAAGACTTGTTGATGAACTGATTTATGAAGTTGCTGATAAGGGTTCAGATGCAGGGTGTGCAGAAATTTTCTCAGGTGCAGGTCAGCCACTATTTCAAAATGTGAACCGAGAAACCAATGAAGAACTACCAATAGGGCCAATTTGTAATGAGATGGAAATTAGAAACCAAAACAAGACAGAACCTAAGGATTTTGGAAGTTTCAAGGTACCAACTAGTATCCCAACTTCGAAGGAGTTTATTCATACAGGATCCGGGAGCCTATCACAACATAAAAAGCCTCCAAAGTTGGCATTTTGCCCAAAAGAAGTGAAGAGAATAATTGATTCAGAATCCCTTCTACAGAAAAATGCTCATTCACACACAATAAGGAAGATCATAGTTTTTGCATCTCTTGGTATAAGGCATGGTTGTgaagatatatatgaattaGACTTCAACCATTTTATCATTTTAAGAAAGGGCGAGCAATACATATCTCCAACAGATCCTGGG GAGCATGTTCTGTATGAAAATCCTGGTGTTCGGAGGAAGGTATTCTATCCAAACCGAAAGAACCCTACACTATGTCCAGTTCAAATACTTGAGGAAGAGAAGGCTATGCGTCCATCAGATCCTAGCTGCCCATCATGCTTATTTCTATGCATCAAGTATGGTGGAAGGACAAGAAACCTTCCCCAAAATGA ATATGTCAGACAGCGCATGGGAAGAAACAAGCTAAAGTCTTTTGGGCCATTGATGTGTCGAATGGCAATGCTAGCTCATGTTCGCAGTGGGAGCTTCTTTTTCAAAGCCTTGGGAATCACACTTCTTTTCATGGCTGGTTTTCCTGATGACCTGGTTCAAAGGGAAACCAAATATCGGAACTTAGACTTGCTCCAGAAATATTACAG GACAGATGAGGATGCTGAAGGAGAGGAATTATTTCTTGCATATCCTATGATAGATGATGATACT CAGGCTAGTCCAGGTTCTCAGCAGTTTTGTGGCAAGACTTcttcaacaaaaacaaagggAAAGAAACAAACTCACTCTAATAGTAAGCCTCATAATATGCAGAAGACTTCATTCCCAAATGGTACATTTTCAAGCTCTGCACCTCAATTTGGACTCATGAATCAAACCTGTATTCCCCCATTAGCTGCTCCACCAATCTCAAACACTGTGATCACCAATGCTGGTACTAATATCCCCTATCATAATCCAAACCCGTATCACCTTTTTCCTCCACAACCATCAAACACTTTCATGCCTATGGTATATTGGCCTCCCCCAAACACATTTTCTCCTGGACTACCTTATCAATCTACATATGGTTACCGGTCTTACCCTTCTGCCGGAAATTACTTCATCCATCCGCAGCCTTATTACAGCCATCCATCCTGCGGTCCATTGATCCCCAAAACGATAGAAGTAGCAAAGAAAAATGGCATGGCCTCGGAGGAAGCTGCTGATAGTGATTATGATTGTAGTTCAAGCAGTATAGAGCCAAAGAAGAACTAG
- the LOC112167565 gene encoding uncharacterized protein LOC112167565 isoform X2: MLMVELQSCARLVKASALCAIEEGMKGDGVDVIAEISAELERERQKNAELMQRILILEARIQEKENEPPRTNGQGSCSNSMERNLKKFKRQKIELTSNTTEDGSITVVQAEIAAQKKHHIESYALEDPIVDDRLVNWMSMEETQVLLSEKAKDGDSTADCDETDDSDDEDEDFREEDGINNDHKEADETSRLVDELIYEVADKGSDAGCAEIFSGAGQPLFQNVNRETNEELPIGPICNEMEIRNQNKTEPKDFGSFKVPTSIPTSKEFIHTGSGSLSQHKKPPKLAFCPKEVKRIIDSESLLQKNAHSHTIRKIIVFASLGIRHGCEDIYELDFNHFIILRKGEQYISPTDPGEHVLYENPGVRRKVFYPNRKNPTLCPVQILEEEKAMRPSDPSCPSCLFLCIKYGGRTRNLPQNEYVRQRMGRNKLKSFGPLMCRMAMLAHVRSGSFFFKALGITLLFMAGFPDDLVQRETKYRNLDLLQKYYRTDEDAEGEELFLAYPMIDDDTASPGSQQFCGKTSSTKTKGKKQTHSNSKPHNMQKTSFPNGTFSSSAPQFGLMNQTCIPPLAAPPISNTVITNAGTNIPYHNPNPYHLFPPQPSNTFMPMVYWPPPNTFSPGLPYQSTYGYRSYPSAGNYFIHPQPYYSHPSCGPLIPKTIEVAKKNGMASEEAADSDYDCSSSSIEPKKN; encoded by the exons ATGCTAATGGTGGAGCTGCAGTCTTGTGCTAGATTGGTCAAGGCTTCTGCATTATGCGCGATAGAGGAAGGTATGAAAGGAGACGGTGTCGATGTTATTGCAGAGATTTCAGCTGAATTAGAAAGGGAAAGACAGAAGAATGCAGAACTTATGCAGAGAATACTAATTCTTGAAGCTCGGATACAGGAAAAAGAGAATGAACCTCCTCGAACAAATGGACAG GGCAGTTGCTCAAATTCAATGGAAAGAAACTTGAAGAAGTTCAAGAGACAGAAGATTGAACTCACTAGTAACACAACTGAGGATGGTAGTATAACTGTTGTCCAAGCTGAAATTGCTGCACAGAAGAAGCATCATATTGAATCCTATGCCCTTGAAGATCCAATTGTAGATGACCGTCTAGTCAACTGGATGAGCATGGAGGAAACACAGGTTTTGCTTTCTGAAAAAGCTAAGGATGGTGATTCAACTGCAGATTGTGATGAAACTGATGAcagtgatgatgaagatgaagattttCGCGAAGAAGATGGTATTAACAATGACCATAAAGAAGCTGATGAAACTTCAAGACTTGTTGATGAACTGATTTATGAAGTTGCTGATAAGGGTTCAGATGCAGGGTGTGCAGAAATTTTCTCAGGTGCAGGTCAGCCACTATTTCAAAATGTGAACCGAGAAACCAATGAAGAACTACCAATAGGGCCAATTTGTAATGAGATGGAAATTAGAAACCAAAACAAGACAGAACCTAAGGATTTTGGAAGTTTCAAGGTACCAACTAGTATCCCAACTTCGAAGGAGTTTATTCATACAGGATCCGGGAGCCTATCACAACATAAAAAGCCTCCAAAGTTGGCATTTTGCCCAAAAGAAGTGAAGAGAATAATTGATTCAGAATCCCTTCTACAGAAAAATGCTCATTCACACACAATAAGGAAGATCATAGTTTTTGCATCTCTTGGTATAAGGCATGGTTGTgaagatatatatgaattaGACTTCAACCATTTTATCATTTTAAGAAAGGGCGAGCAATACATATCTCCAACAGATCCTGGG GAGCATGTTCTGTATGAAAATCCTGGTGTTCGGAGGAAGGTATTCTATCCAAACCGAAAGAACCCTACACTATGTCCAGTTCAAATACTTGAGGAAGAGAAGGCTATGCGTCCATCAGATCCTAGCTGCCCATCATGCTTATTTCTATGCATCAAGTATGGTGGAAGGACAAGAAACCTTCCCCAAAATGA ATATGTCAGACAGCGCATGGGAAGAAACAAGCTAAAGTCTTTTGGGCCATTGATGTGTCGAATGGCAATGCTAGCTCATGTTCGCAGTGGGAGCTTCTTTTTCAAAGCCTTGGGAATCACACTTCTTTTCATGGCTGGTTTTCCTGATGACCTGGTTCAAAGGGAAACCAAATATCGGAACTTAGACTTGCTCCAGAAATATTACAG GACAGATGAGGATGCTGAAGGAGAGGAATTATTTCTTGCATATCCTATGATAGATGATGATACT GCTAGTCCAGGTTCTCAGCAGTTTTGTGGCAAGACTTcttcaacaaaaacaaagggAAAGAAACAAACTCACTCTAATAGTAAGCCTCATAATATGCAGAAGACTTCATTCCCAAATGGTACATTTTCAAGCTCTGCACCTCAATTTGGACTCATGAATCAAACCTGTATTCCCCCATTAGCTGCTCCACCAATCTCAAACACTGTGATCACCAATGCTGGTACTAATATCCCCTATCATAATCCAAACCCGTATCACCTTTTTCCTCCACAACCATCAAACACTTTCATGCCTATGGTATATTGGCCTCCCCCAAACACATTTTCTCCTGGACTACCTTATCAATCTACATATGGTTACCGGTCTTACCCTTCTGCCGGAAATTACTTCATCCATCCGCAGCCTTATTACAGCCATCCATCCTGCGGTCCATTGATCCCCAAAACGATAGAAGTAGCAAAGAAAAATGGCATGGCCTCGGAGGAAGCTGCTGATAGTGATTATGATTGTAGTTCAAGCAGTATAGAGCCAAAGAAGAACTAG